One genomic window of Arthrobacter caoxuetaonis includes the following:
- a CDS encoding TetR/AcrR family transcriptional regulator, producing MPAPRARRSAGRPHQRVLTQENITAAALEVIGSRGYEGFTMSSLAAKLQVAPSALYNHAASKQEVLRWIQDDLMAEVDVSAFASEPWEQAVRVWARSYRSVFVRHTPLIPVIAVLQVSGAPRTLAMYEAVTAGFLRAGWQEAAIVPAIVALESFIFGSAFDAVAPEDIFDTGSLADQSPLFTSAVAAAHAREGGKGAEEAFEAGLDAVVRGFSGQLPVPGHA from the coding sequence ATGCCGGCACCACGCGCCAGGCGAAGCGCCGGACGCCCCCACCAGCGTGTGCTCACCCAGGAGAACATCACTGCGGCGGCCCTTGAGGTCATTGGCAGCCGGGGTTACGAGGGCTTCACCATGTCCTCGCTTGCCGCAAAGCTCCAGGTAGCGCCCTCGGCCCTGTACAACCACGCCGCCTCGAAACAGGAAGTCCTTCGCTGGATCCAGGACGACCTCATGGCGGAAGTCGACGTCTCCGCGTTTGCCTCGGAACCATGGGAGCAGGCAGTCCGCGTCTGGGCCCGCTCCTACCGCAGCGTCTTCGTCCGGCACACTCCCCTGATTCCGGTCATCGCCGTCCTGCAGGTCAGCGGCGCGCCGCGGACGCTTGCCATGTACGAGGCAGTCACGGCCGGATTCCTCCGGGCGGGATGGCAGGAGGCCGCCATAGTTCCGGCTATCGTCGCGCTGGAATCCTTTATTTTCGGCTCAGCGTTCGACGCCGTTGCGCCCGAGGACATTTTCGACACCGGCTCGCTGGCGGACCAGAGCCCGCTTTTCACCTCGGCCGTCGCAGCAGCCCACGCCCGGGAAGGCGGCAAGGGTGCCGAGGAGGCTTTCGAAGCCGGTTTGGATGCGGTGGTCCGGGGGTTTTCGGGGCAGCTTCCCGTCCCCGGCCACGCTTGA
- the gabT gene encoding 4-aminobutyrate--2-oxoglutarate transaminase, with amino-acid sequence MSTSATEPTYRLEQKRNITGTFPGPKSAALNERRAAVVAKGVASSVPVYVQDADGGIIQDVDGNSFIDLGSGIAVTSVGASDPAVVAAAQEQVARFTHTCFMVTPYEGYVAVAEKLAELTPGTHEKRTVLFNSGAEAVENAIKIARSATGRQAVVAFDHAYHGRTNLTMGLTAKAMPYKTGFGPFASEIYRMPMSYPFREENPEITGTEAAERAILAIEKQIGADQLAALLIEPIQGEGGFIVPAEGFLPRLAAWAKENGIVFIADEVQSGFCRTGEWFAVNHEGVVPDIMTMAKGIAGGMPLSAVTGRADLLDAVHPGGLGGTYGGNPVACASALAVIETMIEQDLAGRARRIEELTVPRLQETAEKTGVIGEVRGRGAMLAIELVKPGSKAPNAEAAKAIAAACLAEGVIILTCGTYGNVIRLLPPLVISDELLSDGLDVLEAAIRAQA; translated from the coding sequence ATGAGCACATCAGCCACTGAACCGACCTACCGGCTGGAGCAGAAGCGGAACATTACCGGAACCTTCCCCGGGCCCAAGTCCGCTGCGCTGAATGAGCGCCGTGCAGCCGTCGTCGCCAAGGGAGTCGCGTCCAGCGTTCCCGTGTATGTCCAGGACGCCGACGGCGGCATCATCCAGGACGTTGACGGCAATTCGTTCATCGACCTCGGTTCGGGAATCGCAGTTACCAGCGTAGGCGCCTCTGATCCCGCCGTCGTCGCTGCGGCCCAGGAGCAGGTTGCCCGGTTCACGCACACCTGCTTCATGGTCACGCCGTACGAAGGCTATGTGGCTGTCGCCGAGAAGCTGGCAGAGCTCACCCCGGGCACCCACGAGAAGCGCACCGTGCTCTTCAACTCCGGCGCCGAAGCTGTGGAGAACGCCATCAAGATTGCCCGTTCGGCCACCGGCCGCCAGGCTGTCGTTGCATTCGACCACGCCTACCACGGCCGCACCAACCTCACCATGGGCCTGACCGCGAAGGCGATGCCCTACAAGACCGGTTTCGGTCCCTTCGCCTCCGAGATCTACCGCATGCCCATGAGCTACCCGTTCCGTGAAGAGAACCCGGAGATCACCGGCACCGAGGCCGCAGAGCGCGCGATCCTGGCCATCGAGAAGCAGATCGGCGCCGACCAGCTTGCTGCCCTCCTGATCGAGCCGATCCAGGGTGAAGGCGGCTTCATCGTCCCCGCGGAGGGCTTCCTTCCCCGCCTGGCAGCTTGGGCCAAGGAAAACGGAATCGTCTTCATCGCGGATGAAGTCCAGTCCGGTTTCTGCCGCACCGGTGAGTGGTTCGCCGTGAACCACGAAGGTGTTGTTCCGGACATCATGACGATGGCCAAGGGCATTGCCGGCGGCATGCCGCTCTCCGCGGTGACCGGCCGGGCGGACCTGCTCGACGCCGTCCACCCCGGCGGTCTGGGCGGCACGTACGGCGGCAACCCGGTGGCCTGCGCCTCGGCACTGGCAGTCATCGAAACCATGATCGAACAGGACCTTGCCGGCCGTGCACGCCGGATTGAGGAACTAACCGTTCCCCGTCTGCAGGAGACCGCTGAAAAGACCGGCGTCATCGGCGAAGTCCGCGGCCGCGGCGCCATGCTGGCCATTGAACTGGTCAAGCCCGGGTCCAAGGCTCCCAACGCCGAAGCAGCCAAGGCGATCGCCGCGGCCTGCCTGGCCGAGGGCGTCATCATCCTCACCTGCGGCACCTACGGGAACGTCATCCGCCTGCTGCCGCCGCTGGTGATCAGCGACGAACTGCTCTCGGACGGCCTTGACGTGCTGGAAGCAGCGATCCGCGCGCAGGCCTAG
- a CDS encoding PucR family transcriptional regulator — translation MPISLTTLLDAENLGLAVKGTAPVEPVEVQWVAVTELEDPSPFLSGGEVVLTTGIRQRTGAVQRRFVESVHRAGALAIGFGTGLSQARVPGPLLEEANRLGVPVFEVPYDTPFIAIGKLVADALSADHTEHLRDLLSGHQILAQALLSGQGLAGLLRQLGRILGSEVALYRYGSRVFSTGEPPEGTRWHSTPIATGMRDRCTLEVAEPFRQPDLLAYAQSLISVELNNLSRRRARERVVNGQLLADVVAGKLSGQDAVHRLRAAGVDTERRQLTLLVEAVPGQARLLPSLPLPALFDSAVTAICEDRLALLVADGNSTELAAALGGYLREAGITAKVGAGGAYAEPAGLRWGYYEAKEGLLRGAAVNEPDRLSLASLLMASRDVPLADLAAEALDPLTDFDKAHDAELVPTLEKYLALNGSVAKVAQALGLHRNTVRYRLSQIADLSGYDPSVTADRVHLYLALNVRRLAG, via the coding sequence GTGCCTATCTCCCTCACCACCCTCCTCGATGCCGAAAACCTGGGTCTTGCGGTCAAGGGGACCGCACCCGTTGAACCCGTTGAAGTGCAGTGGGTAGCGGTGACCGAGCTCGAAGATCCGTCCCCTTTCCTGAGCGGCGGTGAAGTGGTTCTGACCACCGGCATCCGGCAGCGGACCGGTGCGGTGCAGCGCCGGTTCGTCGAGAGTGTGCACCGTGCAGGGGCACTAGCCATCGGCTTCGGTACCGGACTGAGCCAGGCCCGTGTGCCCGGACCCCTCTTGGAAGAAGCCAACCGCCTGGGCGTGCCGGTATTCGAGGTTCCCTACGACACCCCGTTCATTGCCATCGGAAAGCTCGTGGCCGACGCCTTGTCGGCAGACCACACCGAGCACCTGCGCGATCTGCTCTCTGGGCACCAGATCCTGGCCCAGGCGCTGCTCTCCGGGCAGGGCCTCGCCGGTCTGCTGCGGCAGCTGGGCCGCATCCTCGGATCCGAGGTGGCCCTCTACCGCTACGGCAGCCGCGTCTTCAGCACCGGGGAGCCTCCGGAAGGAACCCGCTGGCACAGCACGCCGATCGCCACCGGGATGCGGGACCGCTGCACCCTTGAAGTAGCTGAACCGTTCCGCCAGCCGGATCTGCTCGCCTATGCCCAGAGCCTGATCAGTGTGGAGCTGAACAACCTCTCACGCAGGCGGGCACGCGAACGCGTGGTGAACGGCCAGCTGCTGGCCGATGTGGTGGCGGGCAAGCTCTCCGGCCAGGACGCCGTCCACCGGCTGCGTGCCGCGGGAGTGGACACCGAGCGCCGCCAGCTGACCTTGCTGGTGGAGGCTGTCCCGGGCCAGGCTCGGCTCCTGCCGTCCCTGCCCCTGCCGGCACTCTTCGACTCCGCCGTCACTGCCATCTGCGAGGACCGGCTGGCACTCCTGGTGGCCGACGGCAATTCCACGGAGCTGGCCGCCGCGCTGGGTGGATACCTGCGGGAAGCGGGCATCACCGCCAAGGTGGGCGCGGGCGGCGCCTACGCCGAACCGGCGGGCCTTCGCTGGGGCTACTACGAGGCAAAGGAAGGGCTGCTGCGCGGCGCCGCGGTCAACGAACCCGACCGTCTGAGCCTGGCGTCGCTGCTGATGGCCAGCCGGGACGTCCCGCTGGCGGACCTCGCCGCGGAGGCACTGGACCCGCTGACGGACTTTGACAAGGCCCACGACGCGGAGCTGGTCCCCACTCTCGAGAAGTACCTGGCGCTGAATGGTTCGGTCGCCAAGGTCGCCCAGGCCCTGGGCCTGCACCGGAACACAGTGCGTTACCGGCTCTCCCAAATTGCTGACCTTTCGGGCTACGACCCGTCCGTCACGGCAGACCGCGTCCACCTGTACCTCGCGCTGAACGTCCGCCGGCTCGCCGGGTAG
- a CDS encoding putative glycolipid-binding domain-containing protein, which produces MDLPAQPARTLHWAGTDDPGRRDTAVVSFRETELAASGTSTCDDYRATWTLSTSPGWVTRRLQVEVTGPDWSRSLELTRSVDGRWDSQVRSSGNPDLPEPGIEDPLALDNAQDCDLGLCPLTNTMPILRLDLLNHAAPPDETRLTMAWVEMPSLRVLASEQVYSQVSPYREERGNAIVLYSSATRGFTAELTVDADGAVIDYPGLARRTG; this is translated from the coding sequence ATGGACTTGCCAGCGCAGCCCGCCAGGACCCTTCACTGGGCGGGCACCGACGACCCCGGCCGCCGGGATACCGCCGTCGTCTCCTTCCGCGAAACGGAACTGGCCGCCAGCGGCACGTCCACGTGCGATGACTACCGCGCAACCTGGACGCTGAGCACTTCCCCCGGCTGGGTGACACGCCGGCTGCAGGTAGAGGTGACGGGGCCGGACTGGTCGCGCTCCCTCGAACTGACACGCTCGGTCGACGGGCGCTGGGATTCCCAGGTGAGATCCTCCGGCAACCCTGACCTGCCTGAACCCGGCATCGAAGATCCCCTGGCCCTGGACAACGCGCAGGACTGCGACCTCGGTCTCTGCCCGCTGACCAACACCATGCCGATCCTGCGACTGGACCTGCTTAACCATGCCGCGCCGCCTGACGAGACACGGCTGACCATGGCGTGGGTGGAAATGCCCAGCCTGCGCGTACTGGCCAGCGAACAGGTCTACTCGCAGGTCTCCCCCTACCGCGAAGAACGCGGGAACGCGATTGTCCTTTACAGCTCCGCCACGCGCGGCTTCACCGCGGAACTCACGGTCGACGCCGACGGCGCCGTGATCGACTACCCCGGACTTGCCCGCCGGACCGGTTAG
- a CDS encoding polyprenyl synthetase family protein: MALPPGFAPLAEDPVLGPAIVSGLEKVEEELREAIANSDPFADATSRHLLEAGGKRIRPLLVLLASHLGPNPGGPEVRTSAVVVELTHLATLYHDDVMDSAPVRRGAPTAHEVWGNSVAVLTGDLIFARASSLVSVLGPEALAIQARTFERLVMGQLQETMGPADGEDPLEHYLSVIGGKTGSLIAASGQLGALFGGADAKTVEIMVEYGEKIGVAFQLADDVIDVAGLKDKSGKTPGTDLREGVPTLPVLLLRRNAAAGDADAAAVLELVDADLTSDEALAAAVAAVRGNRATAQAWDVARQWAADAVAALEPMPDSVVKASLAAFAEAVVEREA; encoded by the coding sequence ATGGCGCTGCCGCCGGGATTTGCGCCCCTCGCCGAGGATCCTGTCCTGGGGCCCGCCATCGTGTCCGGTCTTGAGAAGGTGGAAGAGGAGCTTCGGGAAGCGATTGCCAACTCGGACCCTTTCGCTGACGCCACCTCCAGGCACCTGCTCGAAGCAGGCGGGAAGCGTATCCGCCCGCTACTGGTGCTGCTGGCCTCCCACCTGGGACCGAACCCGGGCGGGCCCGAGGTTCGTACCTCCGCCGTCGTTGTTGAACTGACCCACCTTGCCACCCTCTATCACGACGACGTGATGGACTCGGCTCCGGTGCGCCGCGGGGCCCCCACAGCCCACGAAGTATGGGGAAACTCGGTGGCCGTCCTGACCGGCGACCTGATCTTTGCGCGCGCTTCCTCCCTGGTGTCCGTTCTGGGTCCCGAAGCCTTGGCGATCCAGGCCCGCACGTTCGAACGCCTGGTCATGGGGCAGCTGCAGGAGACCATGGGACCGGCCGACGGCGAGGATCCGCTGGAACACTACCTGTCCGTCATCGGCGGAAAAACCGGCTCGCTGATTGCGGCGTCCGGCCAGCTGGGTGCACTGTTCGGCGGGGCTGATGCGAAGACTGTCGAGATCATGGTCGAGTACGGCGAGAAGATTGGCGTGGCCTTCCAGCTCGCCGACGATGTCATCGACGTCGCCGGGCTGAAGGACAAGTCGGGGAAGACGCCCGGCACCGACCTGCGCGAAGGCGTCCCCACCCTTCCGGTCCTGCTGCTGCGGCGCAACGCCGCTGCCGGTGACGCGGATGCTGCCGCGGTCCTGGAACTCGTGGACGCGGACCTGACATCGGATGAGGCCCTGGCTGCTGCGGTTGCCGCAGTCCGCGGCAACCGTGCCACTGCCCAGGCCTGGGACGTCGCACGCCAGTGGGCTGCAGACGCCGTCGCAGCCCTGGAGCCGATGCCCGATTCCGTGGTCAAGGCATCCCTGGCAGCGTTTGCCGAAGCCGTCGTGGAGCGCGAGGCGTAA
- a CDS encoding geranylgeranyl reductase family protein encodes MSVLIVGAGPAGSTAAYYLASAGIDVTVLEKTSFPREKVCGDGLTPRAVREIQLLGLPHEEAAGWRRNKGLRLIAAGRTVELPWPDLEDFPSYGLVRTRLGFDEELAQHARSAGAVILERHSVTEALRDDTGRVCGVRANVLDENGRRTGETREFAADVVLAADGNSSRTALSLGLEKRDDRPLGVAVRTYFTSPRTNDDWMEGWLELPDASGNPLPGYGWVFGVGDGTSNVGLGILNSSKEFGKLDYRKVLRDWTAGMPPEWGFTPENQVGEIRGAALPMGFNRTPHYSPGLLLLGDAGGMVSPFNGEGISYAMESARFAADYIVSAGQAASRPGMLSAQAAYDGVLAGYADRVRSEWGSHFTLGRIFAGLIGKPAVMKLALRTGMPIPVLMKFVVRMLANLTDASPRRVEDRVIALMEMLVPAASNQDSVPAPARGARPAAEAGHV; translated from the coding sequence GTGAGCGTCCTGATAGTCGGGGCAGGCCCCGCCGGCTCCACCGCAGCCTATTACCTGGCCTCTGCCGGGATCGACGTGACCGTACTGGAGAAGACGTCCTTTCCGCGTGAAAAAGTCTGCGGCGACGGACTGACTCCGCGCGCCGTCCGGGAAATCCAGTTACTCGGCCTGCCGCATGAGGAAGCTGCGGGCTGGCGCAGGAACAAGGGCCTGCGCCTGATCGCTGCGGGACGCACGGTTGAGCTGCCCTGGCCGGACCTTGAGGATTTCCCCTCCTACGGACTGGTGCGCACGCGCCTGGGCTTCGACGAAGAACTGGCGCAGCATGCGCGCTCTGCCGGAGCCGTCATCCTGGAGCGGCACAGCGTCACGGAGGCGCTGCGCGATGACACCGGACGGGTCTGCGGTGTGCGCGCGAATGTCCTCGACGAGAACGGCCGGCGCACGGGAGAAACCCGCGAATTCGCCGCCGACGTGGTCCTCGCTGCCGATGGGAACTCCAGCCGCACCGCCCTGAGCCTGGGCCTGGAAAAACGCGATGACCGGCCCCTCGGCGTCGCGGTGCGCACGTACTTCACGTCCCCGCGCACCAATGACGACTGGATGGAAGGCTGGCTGGAACTGCCCGATGCCTCCGGCAATCCGCTTCCCGGCTACGGCTGGGTCTTCGGCGTGGGAGACGGAACCTCCAACGTCGGACTGGGAATCCTGAACTCCTCCAAGGAATTCGGCAAGCTGGACTATCGCAAGGTCCTGCGTGACTGGACGGCGGGAATGCCTCCGGAGTGGGGCTTCACCCCGGAGAACCAGGTGGGGGAAATCCGCGGAGCGGCCCTGCCCATGGGCTTCAACCGCACTCCGCACTATTCGCCCGGGCTGCTGCTCCTGGGCGACGCCGGCGGAATGGTCAGTCCCTTCAACGGCGAGGGCATTTCCTACGCGATGGAATCAGCCCGGTTTGCGGCGGATTACATTGTCTCCGCCGGCCAGGCTGCCTCCCGTCCGGGCATGCTTTCGGCACAAGCCGCTTACGACGGCGTCCTGGCCGGGTATGCGGACCGCGTGCGGTCCGAGTGGGGCAGCCACTTCACCCTGGGCCGCATTTTTGCCGGCCTGATCGGCAAGCCCGCGGTCATGAAACTGGCGCTGCGCACCGGTATGCCGATCCCCGTGCTGATGAAGTTCGTGGTGCGGATGCTCGCGAACCTCACCGATGCATCGCCCCGGAGGGTGGAGGATAGAGTGATTGCCTTGATGGAAATGCTTGTTCCAGCCGCTTCAAACCAGGACTCCGTGCCTGCCCCGGCCCGGGGTGCACGCCCTGCCGCTGAGGCCGGCCATGTCTAA